A single window of Halotalea alkalilenta DNA harbors:
- the thiD gene encoding bifunctional hydroxymethylpyrimidine kinase/phosphomethylpyrimidine kinase translates to MRPPHLLTIAGTDPSGGAGQMADVKTFSALGAYATSVVTAVLAQNTCGVRQILAMPIELIEAQLEAVFDDISIDAVKIGMIQDLPTARAVRRAIERYAPRFVVLDPVMVAKSGDRLVDSAGLEAVRDVLVPIADVITPNLPEAAALLGTTPPTSIEEMEAMLPRLGALGPGAVLLKGGHLIGPYSPDLLLSAEGTERLEADRIDTQNLHGTGCTLASALAALLPQRDSVSIAAREAKRYMSAALRDAGRLEVGHGRGPVHHFHRWW, encoded by the coding sequence ATGCGTCCCCCTCACCTACTTACCATCGCCGGCACCGACCCCAGCGGCGGCGCCGGCCAGATGGCCGACGTCAAGACCTTCTCGGCGCTGGGCGCCTACGCCACCAGCGTGGTCACCGCGGTGCTGGCGCAGAACACCTGCGGAGTACGCCAGATCCTGGCGATGCCGATCGAGCTGATCGAAGCCCAGCTCGAGGCGGTGTTCGATGACATTTCCATCGACGCGGTGAAGATCGGGATGATCCAGGATCTACCCACCGCCCGAGCGGTGCGCCGGGCGATCGAGCGCTACGCGCCGCGCTTCGTGGTGCTCGACCCAGTGATGGTGGCGAAGAGCGGCGACCGCCTGGTCGATAGCGCGGGGCTCGAAGCGGTACGCGACGTACTGGTGCCGATCGCCGATGTGATCACCCCCAACCTGCCGGAAGCGGCGGCGCTGCTCGGCACCACACCGCCGACCAGCATCGAAGAGATGGAGGCGATGCTGCCACGGCTCGGCGCGCTCGGTCCGGGGGCGGTGCTGCTCAAGGGCGGTCACCTCATCGGCCCGTACAGCCCGGACCTGCTGCTCAGCGCCGAGGGCACCGAGCGCCTCGAGGCTGACCGCATCGATACCCAAAACCTCCACGGCACCGGCTGCACGCTGGCCTCGGCGCTCGCCGCGCTGCTGCCCCAGCGCGATTCGGTCTCCATCGCCGCGCGCGAGGCCAAGCGCTACATGAGCGCCGCACTGCGAGATGCCGGGCGCCTGGAGGTCGGTCACGGACGCGGCCCGGTGCACCACTTCCATCGTTGGTGGTGA
- the dtd gene encoding D-aminoacyl-tRNA deacylase encodes MKALIQRVTRAAVSVEGEVVGEIGPGLLALIGVEREDATKQIEKMLHKLLNYRIFSDAGGKMNLGLAVSGGGLLLVSQFTLVADTAKGLRPGFSRGASPEHGERIFGQLVEAARTALPQVATGRFGADMQVALVNDGPVTFMLES; translated from the coding sequence ATGAAGGCCCTGATCCAGCGCGTGACCCGCGCAGCCGTCAGCGTGGAGGGTGAAGTCGTCGGAGAAATCGGCCCGGGCCTGCTGGCACTGATCGGCGTCGAGCGCGAAGACGCCACCAAGCAGATCGAGAAGATGCTGCACAAGCTACTCAACTACCGGATCTTCTCCGACGCCGGAGGCAAGATGAACCTAGGCCTCGCCGTCAGCGGTGGCGGGCTGCTGCTGGTCTCGCAGTTCACCCTGGTCGCCGACACCGCCAAAGGGCTACGCCCAGGCTTCTCCCGCGGCGCCAGCCCCGAGCATGGCGAACGCATCTTCGGCCAGCTGGTGGAAGCAGCGAGAACCGCGCTGCCCCAGGTCGCAACCGGACGCTTCGGCGCCGACATGCAGGTAGCGCTGGTCAACGATGGCCCGGTCACCTTCATGCTCGAAAGCTGA
- the ndhC gene encoding NADH-quinone oxidoreductase subunit A, producing the protein MIAQYWAVTIFVLATLALLVFMIGAASVLGGRAWGHEKNTPFESGILGAGSAHIRFSAKFYLVAMLFVIFDIEALYLFAWAVSVREVGWEGLIGAAVFIFILLAGLVYDARMGALDWAPKHRRASERHESF; encoded by the coding sequence ATGATAGCGCAATACTGGGCGGTCACTATTTTCGTACTCGCAACCCTCGCGCTGCTGGTCTTCATGATCGGCGCAGCAAGCGTCCTCGGTGGACGCGCCTGGGGGCACGAGAAGAACACCCCGTTCGAATCCGGGATCCTCGGTGCCGGTTCCGCCCATATACGTTTCTCGGCGAAGTTCTATCTCGTCGCCATGCTGTTCGTCATCTTCGACATCGAAGCCCTCTACCTCTTCGCCTGGGCCGTCTCGGTCCGCGAGGTCGGCTGGGAAGGGCTGATCGGCGCCGCCGTGTTCATCTTCATTCTTCTCGCTGGCTTGGTCTATGACGCGCGCATGGGTGCGCTCGACTGGGCGCCCAAGCATCGTCGGGCCAGCGAACGCCACGAATCCTTCTGA
- a CDS encoding response regulator, whose amino-acid sequence MSERDGDECPYRVLLVDDQPIVGEALGHWLDEDGGFELRHCLDGGQALEAARAWAPDVILQDLQLPGIDGIELVAAYASDERLVHTPIVMLSAEDGAAVRRAAFRAGADDYLIKLPDPFELVSRLRYHAKAQRTRLQRDALLAEISPPRVFEASGALARIKADPHWRERPIGLLAVRLEARADARWQPLRPLSRRIFRLLAENTAASCHDLVIGPGRMSMFVLVPGATPGILALLIERCKRDLLLCAVLARLGIRLEIASSSRRRSTDACIDEMVRDIHDGSLAAFTVP is encoded by the coding sequence TTGAGCGAGCGGGATGGCGATGAGTGCCCTTACCGCGTGCTGCTGGTCGACGACCAGCCGATCGTCGGCGAGGCGCTCGGACACTGGCTGGATGAAGACGGCGGCTTCGAGCTGCGCCACTGCCTTGACGGCGGGCAGGCTCTCGAGGCAGCGCGGGCCTGGGCGCCCGACGTGATTTTGCAGGATCTCCAGCTGCCGGGTATCGATGGCATCGAGCTGGTGGCCGCCTACGCAAGCGACGAGCGCTTGGTGCACACACCGATCGTGATGCTATCGGCCGAAGACGGCGCCGCTGTCCGGCGGGCAGCCTTCAGGGCCGGTGCCGATGACTACCTGATCAAGTTGCCCGATCCCTTCGAGCTGGTCTCCAGGCTGCGCTATCACGCCAAGGCGCAGCGAACCCGCTTGCAGCGGGATGCATTGCTCGCGGAGATATCACCGCCCCGGGTCTTCGAAGCGAGCGGAGCACTGGCGCGGATCAAGGCCGATCCGCACTGGCGAGAGCGGCCGATCGGGCTGCTGGCGGTGAGGTTGGAAGCGCGGGCGGATGCGCGATGGCAGCCCCTCCGGCCGCTGTCCCGCAGGATCTTCCGGCTGCTGGCCGAGAACACCGCAGCGAGCTGCCACGATCTGGTGATCGGCCCAGGCAGGATGAGCATGTTCGTACTGGTGCCCGGCGCAACGCCTGGCATCCTGGCGCTGCTCATCGAGCGCTGCAAGCGCGACCTCCTTCTCTGCGCAGTGCTGGCGCGGCTTGGCATACGACTTGAGATCGCCTCGAGCAGCCGGCGTCGTTCGACGGATGCCTGCATCGATGAGATGGTTCGAGACATTCACGACGGATCGTTAGCAGCTTTCACCGTCCCATGA
- a CDS encoding hybrid sensor histidine kinase/response regulator, with the protein MNGEQSHDETLMELFQLEAQVQLQAISDGLIAYEHRADDSQLAECMRCAHALKGAARIVGYTPCVELAHAIEEVLVAAQGQAVPLGAGRIDLLLRALDLMKRLAVPGAEVDGKELARVCAQLGNDALAERVSAAPAAEPAPLAEAAPASAESIAELERYIRIAVDRLDDMQEQASQALVETQRLASLVQRARRVELRRDQLVPQVEALGERLGRNDRKALMRLFEQLMSQNQQREAMLGELDELVWGTQQQVHSLYEATLVARMRPVADLTRPMARMVRDLARQLGKRVELRVEGESTLVDRNVLERLEAPMVQLLRNALDHGIEAPSRRLECGKPEVGRLQVRVRHHAGQLLVEVEDDGAGLDLERLRERVEALGLADGGALAGFDEAALIEYLFTPGFSLRDAVSDVSGRGVGLDVVRQGVERIRGRLELRQRCGQGCRFILRLPLSLSLTKSLLLEILGESYALPLMQIDCVRTLDLRAMILLEGRAHFWLDDELVPLASIHRVLQLREPALSEECIVIVMRNGKGVFGVLVERILGERTLVAMPLDPRLGKVHCVVAGAQRDDGGLVLILDADEMQAELVRQLAQSDGASAFAPDVEAGDERHASKRVLVVDDSLTVRELLRKLLISRGYGVSVAEDGLVGWQVLEKGRFDLLITDLDMPRMDGIELMGRVRACERLASLPIMVVSYKNEEADRLRGLEAGADYYLAKPAFHDDTLLEAVAMLLGGR; encoded by the coding sequence ATGAATGGAGAGCAGTCGCACGACGAGACGCTGATGGAGTTGTTCCAACTCGAGGCGCAGGTGCAGCTGCAGGCGATCAGCGACGGGCTGATCGCCTATGAGCACCGAGCCGATGACAGCCAGCTCGCCGAGTGCATGCGCTGCGCCCATGCATTGAAAGGGGCCGCGCGCATCGTCGGGTACACGCCCTGCGTCGAGCTCGCGCATGCGATCGAGGAGGTGCTGGTCGCCGCGCAAGGGCAGGCGGTACCGCTCGGTGCCGGGCGTATCGACCTGCTGCTCAGGGCGTTGGACCTGATGAAGCGCCTCGCCGTGCCGGGCGCGGAGGTCGATGGCAAGGAACTCGCGCGGGTGTGCGCCCAGCTCGGCAACGACGCCCTGGCGGAGCGCGTGTCGGCTGCTCCGGCCGCCGAGCCCGCTCCGCTGGCCGAGGCGGCGCCCGCCTCGGCTGAGAGCATCGCCGAGCTGGAGCGCTACATCCGTATCGCCGTCGATCGTCTCGACGATATGCAGGAGCAGGCCAGTCAGGCGCTGGTCGAGACCCAGCGCCTGGCGTCATTGGTCCAACGGGCGCGGCGAGTCGAGCTTCGCCGCGATCAGCTGGTGCCGCAGGTCGAGGCGCTCGGCGAGCGTCTTGGCCGCAACGATCGCAAGGCGTTGATGCGTTTGTTCGAGCAGCTGATGTCCCAGAACCAGCAGCGCGAAGCGATGCTTGGCGAGCTCGACGAGCTGGTGTGGGGCACGCAGCAGCAGGTGCACTCGCTCTATGAAGCCACCCTGGTGGCGCGGATGCGCCCGGTGGCGGACCTGACCCGGCCGATGGCGAGGATGGTGCGTGATCTGGCGCGCCAGCTCGGCAAACGGGTCGAACTGCGGGTGGAGGGTGAGAGCACCCTGGTCGATCGCAACGTGCTGGAGCGGCTCGAAGCGCCGATGGTGCAGCTGTTGCGTAATGCGCTCGACCACGGCATCGAGGCGCCGTCACGGCGGCTCGAATGCGGCAAGCCGGAGGTCGGCAGGCTGCAGGTCAGGGTCAGGCACCACGCCGGCCAGCTGCTGGTCGAGGTCGAGGACGATGGCGCCGGTCTCGACCTCGAGCGGCTGCGCGAGCGGGTCGAGGCACTTGGGCTGGCCGACGGCGGTGCCCTCGCCGGGTTCGATGAGGCAGCGCTGATCGAGTACCTGTTCACGCCAGGATTCAGCCTGCGCGATGCGGTCAGTGACGTGTCCGGACGCGGTGTCGGGCTCGATGTGGTGCGCCAGGGGGTGGAGCGCATTCGCGGCAGGCTGGAACTGCGCCAGCGCTGCGGCCAGGGCTGCCGGTTCATCCTTCGTCTGCCGCTCAGCCTGTCGCTGACCAAGAGCCTTTTGCTGGAGATCCTCGGCGAGAGCTACGCCTTGCCGTTGATGCAGATCGACTGCGTCAGGACGCTGGATCTGCGGGCGATGATCCTGCTCGAAGGCCGGGCGCATTTCTGGCTCGACGACGAGCTGGTTCCGCTGGCCTCGATCCATCGCGTGCTACAGCTCCGGGAGCCTGCGCTGAGCGAGGAGTGCATCGTGATCGTGATGCGCAACGGCAAGGGCGTATTCGGCGTGCTGGTCGAGCGCATCCTGGGTGAGCGTACCCTGGTCGCGATGCCGCTCGATCCACGGCTTGGCAAGGTGCACTGCGTGGTCGCAGGCGCTCAGCGTGACGATGGCGGCCTGGTGCTGATCCTCGATGCCGATGAAATGCAGGCCGAGCTGGTGCGCCAGCTCGCCCAGTCGGACGGTGCCAGCGCGTTCGCGCCGGATGTCGAGGCCGGCGACGAGCGGCATGCGAGCAAGCGGGTGCTGGTGGTCGATGATTCGCTGACCGTGCGCGAGCTGCTGCGCAAACTGCTGATCAGCCGGGGGTATGGCGTGTCGGTGGCCGAGGATGGGCTGGTCGGCTGGCAAGTGTTGGAAAAGGGCCGCTTCGACCTGCTGATCACCGATCTCGATATGCCGAGGATGGATGGCATCGAGCTGATGGGGCGGGTGCGTGCCTGCGAGCGTCTGGCGAGCCTGCCAATCATGGTGGTCTCGTACAAGAACGAGGAGGCCGACCGGCTGCGCGGGCTCGAGGCGGGAGCGGACTACTATCTGGCCAAGCCCGCGTTCCATGACGATACGCTGCTCGAGGCGGTGGCCATGCTGTTGGGAGGGCGGTGA
- a CDS encoding CheR family methyltransferase: MSEVDARFDAFFRHRIGMDIGSVGPKVVAMAIERRQRWQRLPSIDAYWALLEQDDAECQALIESVVVSESWFYRYAESFAALRRVALERRGGAPLRLLSLPCASGEEPYSIVMTLFDAGLGPAEFSVDAVDVSDRALSRAREARYGPHAFRDSAVKAHQHHFLFTEEGAQVTERVRRQVRLFQGNLLEPAQSQVLGVYDVVFCRNLLIYLDAQARNRALAMLSELSAPGGLVFVAPSEACLLLRSGFRAAPLPQSSAFFASSTQPAGPPPSSPGVRRERPQSKVRRASERRASAPLTKRCLQPKAPSLEHELARVERLANARCFDEALTLCRQLQTRLGPDASIYYWQGLIHDARGDASRAVDDYRKALYLCPDHVEALMQLAALSEARGDDAQASRLRYRLQLKSSTQG; encoded by the coding sequence ATGAGTGAGGTGGATGCGAGATTCGATGCCTTCTTTCGCCACCGCATCGGCATGGACATCGGCTCTGTCGGGCCCAAGGTGGTGGCGATGGCGATCGAGCGGCGCCAGCGCTGGCAGCGGTTGCCGTCGATCGATGCCTACTGGGCCCTGCTCGAGCAAGATGATGCAGAGTGCCAGGCGCTGATCGAATCGGTGGTGGTCTCCGAGTCCTGGTTCTACCGCTACGCGGAGAGCTTCGCGGCGCTGCGCCGCGTTGCGCTCGAGCGCCGTGGGGGTGCGCCTCTGCGCCTTTTGAGCCTGCCCTGCGCAAGCGGGGAAGAGCCCTACTCGATCGTGATGACCCTGTTCGACGCAGGGCTCGGGCCCGCCGAGTTCTCGGTCGATGCCGTCGATGTCAGCGACCGGGCGCTGAGCAGGGCGAGAGAGGCCCGCTATGGCCCGCATGCCTTCCGCGACAGCGCGGTGAAGGCCCACCAGCATCATTTCCTCTTCACCGAGGAGGGCGCCCAGGTCACCGAGCGAGTGCGCCGGCAAGTGCGCCTGTTCCAGGGCAACCTGCTCGAACCCGCCCAGTCGCAGGTACTCGGCGTCTACGATGTGGTGTTCTGCCGCAATCTGCTGATCTATCTCGACGCCCAGGCGCGCAACCGCGCGCTGGCGATGCTCTCTGAGCTGAGCGCCCCCGGCGGGCTGGTGTTCGTGGCTCCCTCGGAAGCTTGCCTGCTGCTGCGCAGCGGCTTTCGAGCCGCGCCGCTGCCCCAATCCTCGGCGTTTTTCGCAAGCTCCACGCAGCCCGCCGGGCCGCCTCCCTCCTCGCCGGGCGTCCGGCGTGAAAGACCGCAGTCCAAGGTGCGCCGGGCGAGCGAGCGTCGCGCCAGCGCGCCGCTGACCAAGCGTTGCTTGCAGCCCAAGGCGCCCAGCCTCGAGCATGAGCTGGCCAGGGTGGAGCGCCTGGCCAATGCGCGCTGCTTCGACGAGGCGCTGACGCTGTGCCGCCAGTTGCAGACCAGGCTCGGGCCCGATGCATCGATTTACTATTGGCAAGGGCTGATCCACGACGCGCGCGGCGACGCATCCCGAGCGGTGGACGACTACCGCAAGGCGCTCTACCTGTGCCCGGATCACGTAGAGGCGCTGATGCAGCTCGCGGCGCTGAGCGAGGCTCGAGGCGATGATGCCCAGGCGTCGCGGCTGCGTTACCGGTTGCAGCTGAAATCCTCAACGCAGGGATAG
- a CDS encoding chemotaxis protein CheW: MSDAGSEQLFLSFSLDRERCLLEACAVVEVLAQDTPLDRLPGAPRWLLGTFSHRGRLVPVVDVASHLLGRETLKRRDTRLVVVEPMDVAVGLMLEGVSGLIRLDTSCCHELASVAITGALSGRVIDAEPGLLRWLEPHHLLPAAIAAGIGEGATR, from the coding sequence ATGAGTGATGCCGGATCCGAGCAGCTGTTTCTCAGTTTCAGTCTCGACCGCGAGCGGTGCCTGCTGGAGGCCTGCGCGGTGGTCGAGGTGCTCGCTCAGGATACGCCGCTCGACCGTCTGCCCGGTGCGCCGCGGTGGCTGCTCGGCACGTTCAGCCACCGCGGCCGCCTGGTGCCGGTGGTCGATGTCGCGAGCCACCTGCTGGGGCGTGAAACCCTGAAGCGTCGCGATACCCGGCTGGTGGTGGTCGAACCGATGGATGTAGCGGTCGGGCTGATGCTCGAGGGCGTCAGCGGCTTGATCCGGCTCGATACCTCGTGCTGTCACGAGCTTGCGTCGGTGGCGATCACAGGCGCCCTTTCCGGGCGGGTGATCGACGCCGAGCCCGGGCTCTTGCGCTGGCTCGAGCCGCATCACCTGCTGCCCGCCGCGATAGCCGCCGGTATCGGGGAGGGCGCGACCCGATGA
- a CDS encoding response regulator transcription factor yields the protein MNSTKRTAMVVDDHPVVLLAMRGVLQDIGFDRVIEAHDGRQALQLCQENRISFVILDLDMEQFSGLEFLRRLERSRIEELKVLVISCLEENIYAPWVEQLGARGFLSKNSTLDVIREAVLEIVSGVQVFPKLDQGGIGLENLSQLSAREQVVLSMLRKGMRNKEIAGQLFLSEKTVSTYKMNIFQKLGVSSVMEIEDMIRRG from the coding sequence ATGAACTCAACTAAACGGACAGCGATGGTGGTCGATGATCACCCTGTGGTGCTGCTGGCGATGCGTGGCGTGCTGCAGGACATCGGCTTCGACCGGGTGATCGAGGCCCATGATGGCCGCCAGGCGCTGCAGCTCTGCCAGGAGAACAGGATCTCCTTCGTCATCCTCGACCTCGACATGGAGCAGTTCAGCGGGCTGGAGTTCCTCCGCCGGCTCGAACGCTCGCGCATCGAGGAGCTGAAAGTGCTGGTGATTTCATGCCTCGAGGAGAATATCTACGCTCCTTGGGTGGAGCAGCTCGGCGCGCGTGGATTCCTCAGCAAGAACAGCACGCTGGATGTGATCCGGGAGGCCGTGCTGGAGATCGTCTCCGGCGTCCAGGTCTTTCCCAAGCTCGACCAGGGCGGTATTGGGCTCGAGAACCTGTCGCAGCTCTCCGCCCGTGAGCAGGTGGTGCTGTCGATGCTGCGCAAGGGGATGCGTAACAAGGAGATCGCCGGGCAGCTGTTTCTCAGTGAGAAGACCGTGAGCACCTACAAGATGAACATCTTCCAGAAGCTTGGCGTCTCCAGCGTGATGGAAATCGAGGACATGATTCGCCGGGGTTGA
- a CDS encoding universal stress protein: MPMTILLATDLSAECQDAFARAIAAAELGCGELLIAHVYDPHLPEAAVVSMKAAVEALIETQLAQACSVFKTPRPATRIMLLPGDPHTEIARLAFDHDVSLALLGTHRRCAPFDTIESSPLARLMRSLPCPVISVSHSARRPWQDLLVPVDFSLASRHTLKQILPYFPSARLTLLHAWDAPVTHELAQTPSYQRWRDQERTRLHRLLEEESRRLLGELGFDLDVELVVERGDPAEVLLKRIEEQPPDLLAMGNHTRLNVGQRHAHSLLERLIKDARCDLMICRTW; the protein is encoded by the coding sequence ATGCCGATGACGATCCTGCTGGCCACCGATCTCTCCGCGGAGTGCCAGGACGCCTTCGCCCGCGCGATCGCCGCGGCCGAACTCGGCTGCGGCGAACTGCTGATTGCCCACGTCTATGACCCGCACCTGCCCGAAGCGGCGGTGGTATCGATGAAGGCCGCCGTCGAGGCGCTGATCGAGACCCAGCTCGCCCAGGCCTGCTCGGTATTCAAGACGCCCCGTCCAGCGACCCGGATCATGCTGCTTCCCGGCGACCCGCACACCGAGATCGCCCGGCTCGCCTTCGACCATGACGTCTCGCTCGCCCTGCTCGGCACCCACCGGCGCTGCGCGCCTTTCGACACCATCGAATCGAGCCCGCTGGCACGACTGATGCGAAGCCTGCCCTGCCCGGTGATCTCGGTCAGCCACAGCGCCCGGCGTCCGTGGCAGGACCTGCTGGTCCCGGTCGACTTCTCGCTCGCCTCGCGCCACACCCTGAAGCAGATCCTGCCCTACTTCCCCAGCGCCCGGCTGACCCTGCTGCACGCCTGGGACGCCCCGGTGACCCACGAACTGGCGCAGACCCCGAGCTACCAACGCTGGCGCGACCAGGAGCGCACCCGGCTGCACCGCCTGCTCGAAGAGGAGTCGCGGCGCCTGCTCGGCGAGCTCGGCTTCGATCTCGACGTCGAACTGGTAGTGGAGCGCGGCGACCCCGCCGAAGTACTGCTCAAGCGCATCGAAGAGCAACCGCCCGACCTGCTGGCGATGGGCAACCACACCCGGCTCAACGTCGGCCAGCGCCATGCCCACAGCCTGCTCGAGCGGCTGATCAAGGATGCCCGCTGCGATTTGATGATCTGCCGTACCTGGTAA
- a CDS encoding Hpt domain-containing protein, producing the protein MHVPTAKARGRICVLEPRSLPRRLLAELLSGWGYEVDEREGITRLARESSLSWQALIVGAAFDQREVAMLAWILRGRERHRSERCMLIALFEPGRHADGPIGHGIDHWLPEPVPAGQLRALLAGGRAQAPSRSQGSIDAAALARFGLSNAARRAELFSSLRDNLRRDLASLETALAHGDSLLARRALHRLRGGGPQFLGLGALIERCGELEGALSAGDDARSLRGLQRLAEEVESVCSLLDGLDAEHGH; encoded by the coding sequence ATGCATGTACCCACTGCGAAAGCGCGAGGCCGCATCTGCGTGCTCGAACCTCGCTCGCTCCCTCGCCGGCTGTTGGCAGAGCTGCTGTCGGGTTGGGGCTACGAGGTGGATGAGCGTGAAGGGATTACCCGGCTTGCCCGTGAATCCTCGCTGTCCTGGCAGGCGCTGATCGTCGGTGCCGCCTTCGATCAGCGCGAGGTCGCGATGCTCGCCTGGATACTGCGCGGCCGCGAGCGTCATCGAAGCGAGCGGTGCATGCTGATCGCCTTGTTCGAACCCGGCCGGCACGCCGATGGACCCATCGGCCACGGGATCGATCACTGGCTACCGGAGCCTGTGCCCGCCGGGCAGCTGCGCGCGCTGCTCGCCGGAGGACGTGCGCAGGCGCCGAGCCGATCGCAGGGATCGATCGACGCCGCTGCCTTGGCGCGTTTCGGGCTGAGCAACGCCGCGCGGCGCGCTGAACTTTTTTCATCGCTTCGCGACAACCTCCGACGCGATCTCGCAAGCCTCGAGACGGCGTTGGCGCATGGTGATTCGCTGCTTGCGCGCCGGGCCTTGCATCGGCTGCGTGGCGGTGGTCCCCAGTTCCTCGGCCTGGGAGCGCTGATCGAGCGCTGCGGCGAGCTCGAGGGCGCCTTGTCGGCGGGCGATGACGCCCGATCGCTGCGTGGCTTGCAGCGGCTCGCCGAGGAGGTCGAGTCGGTATGCTCGTTGCTCGATGGCCTGGATGCGGAGCACGGCCATTGA
- a CDS encoding chemotaxis protein CheB → MHIGLVSGCDDFRSFIDQALAPAEQVVIDWRERRVSCALVRCQRQPPELLVAEVRGLSESELDQLIERSGCRVVAVSFGVFAEAKLCKAIAKGAVSALHVPVQPDMRRCAGDLLRRLRHIHACHKPSHVSRRPSEAAAAPPLVLLGGSAGGPVAMARLLAELPADFPAAVVLALHYQASQSRHLAQWLAKESAMPLRLACEGESLRPGVVLLAESHRHLSVDEELRLRYRTVAEQDLYRPSIDVLFQSVARHWRGNAAGVLLTGMGYDGARGMLALRQRGFTTIAQDQVTSVVYGMPKAAVELDAAVEVRPLGSIAARLRELVALKHRSNDDGSAAGPGGGGGTHELN, encoded by the coding sequence GTGCATATCGGTCTGGTCAGTGGCTGTGACGACTTTCGCTCCTTCATCGATCAGGCGCTCGCACCGGCGGAGCAGGTGGTGATCGATTGGCGAGAGCGTCGTGTCTCCTGTGCCCTCGTTCGTTGCCAGCGCCAGCCTCCTGAACTGCTGGTCGCCGAGGTGCGTGGACTCAGCGAAAGCGAGCTCGACCAGCTGATCGAGCGCAGCGGCTGCCGGGTCGTGGCGGTCAGCTTCGGCGTCTTCGCCGAGGCGAAGCTGTGCAAGGCGATCGCTAAGGGCGCGGTGAGCGCGCTGCATGTACCGGTGCAGCCGGACATGCGTCGGTGCGCCGGAGACCTGCTGCGTCGCCTTCGCCACATCCACGCCTGCCACAAGCCAAGCCACGTTTCCCGCAGGCCAAGCGAAGCGGCTGCAGCGCCGCCGCTGGTGCTGCTCGGCGGCTCCGCCGGCGGGCCGGTGGCGATGGCGCGACTGCTGGCGGAGCTGCCGGCGGATTTTCCCGCCGCGGTGGTACTGGCGCTGCACTACCAGGCCTCGCAATCGCGGCATTTGGCCCAGTGGCTGGCCAAGGAATCGGCGATGCCGCTGCGGCTCGCCTGCGAGGGCGAGTCACTGCGCCCCGGCGTGGTCCTGCTCGCCGAATCGCACCGGCACCTGTCGGTGGACGAGGAGCTGCGGCTGCGCTATCGCACGGTCGCCGAACAGGATCTGTACCGGCCATCGATAGATGTTTTGTTCCAAAGCGTCGCGCGGCACTGGCGAGGCAATGCCGCCGGCGTGTTGCTGACCGGGATGGGCTACGATGGCGCCCGCGGCATGCTGGCGCTGCGCCAGCGTGGCTTCACGACCATTGCCCAGGATCAGGTCACCAGCGTGGTCTATGGCATGCCCAAGGCGGCGGTCGAGCTGGATGCGGCGGTCGAGGTTCGCCCGCTCGGCTCCATCGCCGCGCGGCTGCGCGAGCTGGTGGCTCTGAAACATCGAAGCAACGATGACGGGAGCGCTGCAGGCCCGGGTGGAGGAGGGGGAACGCATGAACTCAACTAA
- a CDS encoding chemotaxis protein CheW yields MPFQRYATSSSMVSAPASTGAGQGGWLLFDVEGAWFALDIGCLLEIAASVRIHTLPGRRPPCLLGVGNLRGKLVPCFSLALFFNVHPGRSASSEGGSRQRALIVAADGGPLVMVVDEVAGIFDLTEGVDGMLGAVGGGMTRYVRSVRRWRDLDVFLLDHQRLLAELLERLR; encoded by the coding sequence ATGCCTTTCCAGCGCTATGCCACTTCCTCATCCATGGTCAGCGCCCCGGCGTCGACCGGTGCCGGCCAGGGCGGATGGCTGCTGTTCGACGTCGAAGGTGCTTGGTTCGCCTTGGACATCGGCTGTCTGCTCGAGATCGCGGCGAGTGTGCGGATACACACATTGCCGGGCCGGCGCCCCCCTTGCCTGCTCGGGGTAGGCAACCTGCGCGGCAAGCTGGTGCCCTGTTTCTCATTGGCGCTCTTCTTCAACGTCCATCCTGGCCGCTCGGCGTCATCCGAGGGCGGCTCGCGCCAGCGGGCGCTGATCGTCGCGGCCGACGGCGGGCCGCTGGTGATGGTGGTCGACGAAGTGGCGGGGATCTTCGATCTCACCGAGGGGGTCGACGGTATGCTCGGCGCGGTCGGCGGCGGTATGACCCGCTACGTGCGCAGTGTCCGGCGCTGGCGCGATCTCGACGTCTTTTTGCTCGACCACCAGCGCCTGCTGGCCGAGCTGCTGGAGCGGCTGCGATGA